In Acropora muricata isolate sample 2 chromosome 11, ASM3666990v1, whole genome shotgun sequence, one DNA window encodes the following:
- the LOC136889390 gene encoding uncharacterized protein: MFHHWEHSLLIRDVEKKARSTFGQERKFSRSRSSTPKVSTVTGNNGHVTQQPHSILTEEDPLTGLTRLSIPKFKGDKRMFESWYASFYQTVGKYKKVPPEQKLLRLYSCLEGEAPLTIQNLGYSAAAYDVAVARIIRKYGGKRRELTMRLEELDKFRGVRMGNANDLERFEELLDTLMVKLCDAGQDGELGAGSLYVSLLRKLNEQLVVKYQDWLREKHLEGNVRNLHAFVNDEAESWMVALETVRGLGQQKTKVLSAGSTLAVTQVSVKKKSIPVKCKVCSKDHGLWLCEQFKALPVDQRWEKARELRVCFSCLSHSHRSSTCRRARRCPIVGCSSNHHRLLHNEVNQRMPMAVSPNPNVAEVLQGDSQADGSSSLSRNRTEGEPELRTFVTSLSEFKEYLPLRTIPVIVKSGHKSLRVNALLDDGSKRSYINEDVADRLGLEGEPVSLNVRLLNDTTASLKSRSVQFDLESCDGGVKKAVTAQTTKHLTGNMHAINWVAEKNRWPHLSAVHFQPLGRRPIIDMLIGLDLSDLHCSLKEIKGCPGEPITRLTPLGWTSIGPFQEDARSVVNQMSFFASDERQLDALIKQMWDIEEPQSCSLIHPEDKEAEKTVLATLKQTPDGYTVGLPWKSVAPPLRNNFTMALTRLEGTERKLARQPEIARAYQEVISSYQQKGYIREVQTESDEAGQVWYLPHFPVVRQDKSTSKVRPVFDASAKFKGVSLNDVLHKGPKLQNDLVNVLIRFRRSPIALVCDITEMYLQVHLQPCDQSVVRFLWRDMNKEDTPKVYQFTRVVFGVNASPYLAQLVSQQQCQEEFW, from the coding sequence atgtttcaccattgggaacattcgctcttaatTCGCGACGTAGAAAAGAAAGCTCGATCGACCTTTGGTCAAGAGAGAAAATTTAGCCGTTCAAGGAGCTCAACTCCCAAGGTCTCAACCGTTACGGGGAACAACGGTCACGTTACGCAACAGCCACATTCAATACTGACGGAAGAAGATCCGTTAACTGGGCTGACAAGATTATCAATACCAAAGTTCAAGGGAGACAAACGAATGTTTGAATCATGGTATGCCAGTTTCTACCAGACAGTGGGTAAATATAAGAAGGTGCCGCCGGAACAAAAGCTGTTGAGGTTATACAGTTGTCTCGAGGGAGAAGCACCGCTTACGATTCAGAATTTAGGCTACTCTGCTGCCGCCTATGATGTAGCTGTTGCAAGAATTATCCGAAAATATGGAGGGAAAAGGCGTGAACTCACAATGAGACTTGAAGAATTGGACAAATTTCGCGGAGTACGTATGGGAAATGCAAATGATCTTGAACGATTTGAAGAGTTATTGGATACACTTATGGTGAAGCTATGTGACGCCGGTCAAGATGGTGAGCTAGGTGCAGGCTCATTATACGTATCACTTCTCCGAAAGCTAAATGAACAGTTGGTAGTGAAGTACCAGGATTGGTTGAGAGAAAAACATTTGGAGGGCAATGTGAGAAACCTTCATGCCTTTGTTAATGATGAAGCTGAAAGTTGGATGGTTGCCTTAGAAACCGTTAGAGGTTTAGGTCAGCAGAAAACAAAGGTCCTCTCTGCTGGAAGCACTTTGGCAGTCACCCAAGTGTCAGTTAAAAAGAAGAGTATTCCAGTGAAATGCAAAGTTTGCTCAAAGGATCATGGCCTGTGGTTATGCGAGCAATTCAAAGCCTTACCTGTAGATCAACGATGGGAAAAAGCACGAGAATTACGAGTTTGCTTCAGCTGCTTATCCCACTCCCATAGAAGTTCAACGTGTAGAAGAGCCAGGCGTTGTCCAATTGTTGGATGTAGTTCCAATCATCATCGTCTGTTGCATAATGAGGTAAACCAAAGGATGCCCATGGCAGTCTCACCAAACCCAAACGTCGCAGAGGTGCTACAAGGAGATTCTCAGGCTGATGGCAGTTCATCATTGTCTAGAAATCGCACGGAAGGGGAGCCTGAGTTGAGAACATTTGTGACCTCTCTCTCTGAATTTAAGGAATACCTCCCTCTGAGGACCATTCCAGTCATCGTTAAGAGTGGGCACAAGTCGTTACGCGTCAATGCTCTGCTAGATGATGGAAGCAAGAGATCCTACATTAATGAAGATGTTGCAGATCGCTTAGGCTTGGAGGGTGAACCGGTTTCGCTGAATGTCCGACTGCTGAATGATACTACTGCCAGTCTAAAAAGTCGATCAGTTCAATTTGACCTTGAAAGCTGTGATGGTGGTGTCAAAAAAGCAGTCACAGCCCAGACCACAAAACATCTCACAGGCAACATGCATGCCATCAACTGGGTAGCTGAAAAGAACAGGTGGCCCCATCTGAGTGCGGTCCATTTCCAACCATTAGGTAGACGTCCCATAATCGACATGCTGATTGGATTGGACTTATCTGACCTACACTGTTCtctgaaagaaataaaaggcTGCCCTGGAGAACCCATCACAAGGTTAACACCGTTGGGGTGGACAAGCATTGGACCATTTCAGGAGGACGCTAGATCTGTTGTCAATCAGATGTCGTTCTTTGCTAGTGACGAAAGACAACTGGATGCTTTGATTAAACAGATGTGGGACATTGAGGAACCACAGTCGTGTAGTCTAATTCATCCTGAAGACAAAGAAGCTGAGAAAACCGTTTTGGCCACTCTTAAGCAAACGCCCGATGGATATACTGTGGGTCTGCCATGGAAGTCTGTAGCACCACCTTTAAGAAATAACTTCACCATGGCATTAACACGCTTGGAGGGCACAGAGCGAAAACTGGCAAGACAACCTGAGATAGCGAGAGCTTACCAGGAAGTGATCAGCAGTTACCAGCAGAAAGGCTACATTCGAGAAGTTCAGACAGAAAGCGATGAAGCAGGTCAAGTTTGGTATCTTCCACATTTTCCCGTAGTCAGGCAAGATAAAAGTACCAGTAAGGTCAGGCCTGTATTCGACGCATCAGCTAAGTTTAAGGGGGTTTCGTTAAATGATGTTCTTCATAAAGGCCCAAAGCTGCAGAACGACCTTGTCAATGTCCTCATCAGATTCAGACGATCACCAATAGCGCTTGTATGCGACATTACAGAGATGTATTTGCAAGTCCATTTGCAACCATGTGACCAATCAGTTGTCAGATTTCTATGGAGAGACATGAACAAAGAAGATACACCCAAGGTGTACCAGTTCACCAGGGTTGTGTTTGGAGTCAATGCATCACCCTATTTGGCTCAGTTAGTGTCACAACAACAATGCCAAGAAGAATTCTGGTGA
- the LOC136889387 gene encoding uncharacterized protein codes for MVLRQVQLESYREEVLRARKGEVLPSSSKILPISPVLGSDGLLRGNSRLRLADNIAWEARHPVILPRKHRVTRLIVDRLHKDSNHAGTNQVLASLSARFWLPGAREEIRECERACMVCRRLKVQPASQIMAPLPAVRAQMSLRAFSNTSVDFAGPFLTKQGRGKTKFKRYLCLFACMNTRVVHLEMAYGLDTNSFLDAFYRMTARRGFPAQVISDNGTNFVGAERELRELVNALDEKKIQESTVNRGVVWKFNPPLAPHFNGLHEVLIKAAKRCMVHVLNNADITDEELMTAMVGAEGLMNSRPITYQSSNLDDPKPPTPNHFLFNQVGGQFAPESVNAEPYNPRVRWRHVQEIVHQFWRRWLREWLPSLSPRRKWGKERRDLQVGELVLVLSTDIPRGKWPMERIVQVFPGPDGHVRTADVRVKGSVL; via the coding sequence ATGGTGCTTCGTCAAGTGCAGCTAGAATCATATCGTGAGGAAGTACTGCGAGCACGCAAAGGAGAAGTGTTGCCTTCAAGTTCAAAGATTTTGCCAATATCACCAGTCTTGGGAAGTGATGGGCTACTACGTGGAAATAGCCGCTTGCGATTGGCAGATAACATTGCTTGGGAAGCTCGACACCCTGTCATTTTGCCAAGGAAGCACCGAGTTACAAGACTTATTGTCGACCGACTACACAAAGACAGCAATCATGCAGGGACAAACCAAGTCTTAGCCTCGCTGTCGGCAAGATTCTGGCTTCCTGGAGCAAGAGAGGAGATCCGTGAATGTGAAAGAGCATGTATGGTTTGCAGAAGACTAAAAGTTCAGCCAGCTTCGCAGATCATGGCCCCACTCCCTGCAGTCAGAGCACAAATGTCATTGCGTGCATTCAGCAACACCTCTGTTGATTTTGCTGGTCCATTCCTAACAAAGCAAGGAAGAGGGAAGACAAAGTTTAAACGTTATCTATGCCTTTTTGCTTGCATGAATACCCGCGTGGTACACTTGGAAATGGCATATGGATTAGACACAAACTCTTTTCTCGATGCATTCTACAGGATGACTGCGCGCAGAGGATTTCCTGCTCAGGTGATATCTGACAATGGCACTAATTTTGTGGGTGCTGAAAGAGAATTGCGCGAATTGGTTAACGCTCTTGACGAAAAGAAGATTCAAGAATCAACTGTAAATAGAGGAGTTGTTTGGAAGTTCAATCCTCCTTTGGCACCACACTTTAATGGTCTACATGAAGTACTCATTAAAGCAGCCAAACGATGCATGGTTCATGTGCTGAACAACGCTGATATCACGGATGAAGAGCTGATGACAGCAATGGTGGGAGCTGAAGGGCTGATGAATTCTAGACCTATTACCTATCAGAGTTCCAATTTAGATGATCCAAAACCACCTACACCCAATCATTTTCTGTTTAACCAAGTCGGAGGTCAGTTTGCACCAGAATCTGTTAATGCTGAGCCGTATAACCCCAGAGTGAGGTGGCGACATGTTCAAGAAATTGTTCACCAGTTTTGGAGAAGATGGCTGAGAGAATGGTTGCCATCGCTCAGCCCAAGAAGGAAATGGGGCAAGGAAAGACGTGACTTACAAGTGGGTGAGCTTGTACTGGTCCTCTCAACAGACATACCTCGTGGTAAATGGCCAATGGAAAGGATAGTTCAAGTGTTTCCAGGACCCGATGGTCATGTTCGCACAGCAGATGTTAGAGTGAAGGGTTCGGTTCTATGA
- the LOC136889388 gene encoding uncharacterized protein, protein MSKAKVTPLKAISVPRLELMVAIVGLQIAETASQNLGIPKEKWVFWSDSLDVLYWVRGRSRQFKLFVSNRVGEIQTKTDPAQWVYTPTKANPADKLTRGATADSLINDHVWWNDPEYLSQSEEMWPTMPLLATSADDVEKKRKYRSTFLASTKTESPCTS, encoded by the coding sequence ATGTCGAAGGCCAAAGTTACACCACTGAAAGCTATCAGTGTACCTCGCTTAGAGCTCATGGTGGCTATTGTTGGTTTGCAAATTGCTGAGACAGCAAGTCAAAATCTTGGCATCCCGAAGGAGAAGTGGGTCTTTTGGTCTGACAGTCTTGATGTTCTTTATTGGGTGCGTGGTCGCTCAAGACAGTTCAAACTGTTTGTCTCGAACAGAGTTGGGGAGATACAGACCAAAACTGATCCTGCCCAGTGGGTCTACACACCAACTAAAGCCAACCCAGCCGACAAGTTAACCAGAGGAGCGACAGCTGATTCACTGATTAATGATCACGTGTGGTGGAATGATCCTGAGTACCTGAGTCAGTCAGAAGAAATGTGGCCCACAATGCCTTTGCTTGCCACCAGCGCCGATGACGTAGAGAAGAAACGCAAGTATAGATCTACATTTCTTGCCTCCACTAAAACAGAATCTCCATGCACCAGTTGA